In Arthrobacter burdickii, one DNA window encodes the following:
- a CDS encoding MFS transporter, which yields MENIHPAGTDTRTAPVPAAAPGPAGRIQAALLVAGSCMPVLGAVLLAPVLPTLNQAFADTPGVALLVPLTLTLPALFVALFSPLAGWVADRVGRKQLLVGAMLAYAVFGTAPLWLQTLGSIALSRVGVGIAEAAIITCCTTLITDYYAGEQRNKYLGLQTMVSALAATAFFALGGALGSISWRTPFWLYAASAVIVIPMIFKLWEPDRTQRTTAARTPVPWRQIGAPAAVTLFGGIVFYALIVHLPYVITGLGVADAALIGIAAAIASLATAAGAISFRFLAKLGTRNLLALAFGLAAVGLFVVSIAGTVPLAIGGAVVASAGTGILLPTLLTWAVTGLDLQQRGRGTGIWTATLFIGQFLTPIVIGAASAGLGSLGVALGALGIACAVALLAVLARGPRMAPVVP from the coding sequence ATGGAGAATATTCATCCCGCGGGGACCGATACCCGGACTGCCCCGGTTCCAGCCGCCGCTCCGGGCCCTGCCGGCCGGATCCAGGCGGCGCTGCTGGTGGCCGGAAGCTGCATGCCGGTCCTCGGCGCGGTCCTGCTGGCACCTGTCCTGCCCACGCTCAATCAGGCCTTCGCGGATACTCCGGGCGTGGCCCTCCTGGTGCCGCTCACCCTGACCCTGCCGGCACTGTTCGTGGCACTCTTCTCTCCCCTGGCCGGGTGGGTGGCGGACCGGGTGGGCCGCAAGCAGCTGCTCGTCGGTGCGATGCTCGCCTACGCGGTCTTCGGTACGGCACCGCTGTGGCTGCAGACGCTGGGATCGATCGCCCTGTCCCGCGTGGGGGTCGGTATCGCCGAGGCGGCCATCATCACGTGCTGCACCACCCTCATCACCGACTACTACGCGGGGGAACAGCGCAACAAGTACCTGGGGCTGCAGACCATGGTCAGCGCGCTCGCGGCGACCGCCTTCTTCGCGCTGGGCGGAGCCCTGGGCAGCATCAGCTGGCGGACGCCGTTCTGGCTGTATGCCGCCAGCGCCGTCATCGTCATCCCCATGATCTTCAAGCTGTGGGAACCGGACCGGACGCAGCGCACGACGGCGGCCAGGACTCCGGTGCCGTGGCGGCAGATCGGTGCGCCGGCAGCGGTGACACTGTTCGGCGGCATCGTCTTCTACGCACTGATCGTCCACCTGCCCTACGTGATCACCGGCCTGGGTGTCGCGGATGCGGCACTGATCGGGATCGCCGCCGCCATCGCCTCCCTCGCGACGGCGGCAGGGGCCATCTCGTTCCGTTTCCTGGCGAAGCTCGGGACGCGGAACCTGCTGGCACTCGCTTTCGGACTGGCCGCCGTCGGTTTGTTCGTCGTGTCGATCGCAGGCACCGTGCCGCTGGCGATCGGAGGAGCGGTGGTTGCCAGTGCCGGGACGGGCATCCTGCTGCCCACCCTGCTGACGTGGGCCGTCACCGGACTGGATCTCCAGCAGCGGGGGCGTGGGACGGGCATCTGGACCGCGACCCTGTTCATCGGGCAGTTCCTCACGCCGATCGTCATCGGAGCGGCCTCCGCAGGCCTGGGAAGCCTCGGCGTGGCGCTCGGTGCGCTGGGCATCGCGTGCGCCGTGGCGCTGCTGGCTGTCCTGGCCCGGGGGCCCCGCATGGCGCCTGTGGTCCCGTAG
- a CDS encoding LysR family transcriptional regulator, with protein sequence MKNLDLNLLPQLQVLLELRNVSRAAERLGLSQPATSAAMARLRRHFDDELLVRNGRTYDLTPFAQALVPLVDEAMLHIQRATRVRSGFDAATSEREFVIAASDYAAALIVGPLRRILQEEAPNVSVDFVPTGASGMQGQMAEFSRMDLMVGPTGYQMQGASKQLFRDSFVAVAGAGNPLLQQPRLTLEALTEVPHAVGYFGEGISTPSDKLFESRGLQRRVAAVVAGFLSLPLLVEGTDLVALVPRMLAARAQRGADIVVLEFSEGAEASLVEAMYWHPSQTEDPAGVWLRSVVQRACFRLHELFPATVHPVAISVADTV encoded by the coding sequence ATGAAGAACCTGGACCTGAACCTGTTGCCGCAGCTGCAGGTCCTGCTGGAGCTGCGCAACGTGTCCCGGGCCGCGGAACGGCTCGGGCTCAGCCAGCCCGCTACCAGCGCTGCGATGGCCCGGCTGCGGAGGCACTTCGACGACGAACTCCTGGTCCGCAATGGCCGCACCTATGACCTCACGCCCTTCGCGCAGGCACTGGTCCCGCTGGTGGATGAAGCGATGCTCCACATCCAGCGGGCCACGCGTGTGCGGTCCGGCTTCGATGCCGCCACCAGCGAGCGTGAATTCGTGATCGCGGCCTCGGACTACGCGGCAGCGCTCATCGTCGGGCCGCTGCGGCGGATCCTGCAGGAGGAAGCGCCGAACGTGTCGGTGGACTTCGTTCCCACCGGCGCCTCGGGGATGCAGGGGCAGATGGCCGAGTTTTCACGGATGGACCTGATGGTGGGGCCCACCGGGTACCAGATGCAGGGCGCCTCGAAGCAGCTGTTCCGGGACAGTTTCGTGGCCGTGGCCGGCGCCGGGAATCCGCTGCTCCAGCAGCCACGCCTGACCCTCGAAGCCCTGACCGAGGTTCCGCACGCCGTCGGCTACTTTGGTGAGGGGATCAGCACGCCATCGGACAAGCTCTTCGAATCGCGTGGGCTGCAGCGCCGGGTGGCGGCGGTGGTGGCCGGCTTCCTGTCGCTGCCGCTGCTGGTCGAGGGCACGGACCTGGTGGCACTGGTGCCGCGGATGCTGGCCGCACGCGCCCAGCGGGGCGCGGACATCGTGGTGCTGGAGTTCTCCGAAGGTGCGGAAGCCTCCCTCGTCGAGGCCATGTACTGGCACCCGTCACAGACGGAGGATCCCGCCGGCGTCTGGCTGCGGTCCGTGGTCCAGCGGGCCTGCTTCCGCCTGCACGAGCTCTTCCCCGCGACCGTCCACCCGGTGGCCATCAGCGTCGCGGATACCGTGTAG
- a CDS encoding SDR family NAD(P)-dependent oxidoreductase, translating to MISLQLEGRTVVVTGAGQGQGAAEARLLAAAGARVIATDLSEDMPDGVVASAADSPLYRRLDVTDASGWKDLAGWIGSQGWTVDGLVNNAGITQRSRLLDASVADLQKVYEVNVAGSLLGIQALAPLMGEGSSIVNVGSVAALTAHYPVAYTTSKWALRGLSQVAAMELGPRGIRVNTVHPGFIETPMTATVKPEFRQATLAETPLGRTGTAEEVAGVVLFLLSPLSSFVTGADIPVDGGQSGHGGAKAVSDALR from the coding sequence GTGATATCCCTCCAGCTCGAGGGCCGGACGGTCGTGGTCACCGGAGCCGGCCAAGGGCAAGGGGCGGCGGAGGCGCGGCTCCTGGCAGCGGCGGGGGCGCGTGTCATTGCCACTGACCTGTCCGAGGACATGCCGGACGGCGTGGTGGCATCCGCCGCGGACAGCCCGCTCTACCGGCGGCTGGATGTCACCGATGCCTCGGGTTGGAAGGACCTCGCCGGCTGGATCGGCTCCCAGGGCTGGACGGTGGACGGGCTGGTGAACAACGCCGGCATCACGCAGCGCAGCAGGCTGCTGGATGCCTCGGTGGCGGACCTGCAGAAGGTCTACGAGGTGAATGTCGCCGGATCCCTGCTCGGCATCCAGGCCCTCGCTCCGCTGATGGGTGAGGGGTCCTCCATCGTGAACGTCGGGTCCGTGGCGGCCCTCACCGCCCACTATCCCGTGGCCTACACCACCAGCAAGTGGGCCCTGCGGGGACTCTCGCAGGTGGCGGCGATGGAGCTCGGTCCGCGCGGCATCCGCGTCAACACCGTCCATCCCGGATTCATCGAGACACCCATGACGGCCACCGTGAAGCCCGAGTTCCGTCAGGCGACCCTGGCCGAGACACCGCTGGGCCGCACCGGTACGGCGGAGGAGGTGGCCGGCGTGGTGCTGTTCCTGCTCAGCCCGCTCTCCTCCTTCGTCACCGGCGCGGACATCCCGGTGGACGGCGGCCAGTCCGGTCACGGCGGGGCCAAGGCGGTCTCCGACGCGCTGAGGTAG
- a CDS encoding fumarylacetoacetate hydrolase family protein, with amino-acid sequence MVKIARWNDDGGTQSGFMEGDACFALPAGTTVGTLLEAGLAETLRLAEKTVRTAPAVPLGDVTLLAPLVPATIRDFVAFEEHVEGVRKSIDGVAGVVPEWYEAPTFYFTNPHTVTGTGTVIGIPAGCDALDFETEVAAVVGRVPGSDGSNLSAAEAHDHIFGYTVLNDWSARDLQRREMKVSLGPCKGKDFANTLGPWIVTADEFEDRHDAEGFLPISLAVEVNGKAIGQDLLSNMGWPFAELVAYASQDSVVRPGDVLGSGTCGSGCLAELWGRNGSQTPPPLTTGDVVRMTVEGIGTIENTVGTRREAVTRVAARTRPRNRAVTSASASPAGRA; translated from the coding sequence ATGGTGAAGATCGCGCGCTGGAACGACGACGGCGGGACGCAGTCCGGCTTCATGGAGGGGGACGCGTGCTTCGCACTGCCCGCCGGCACCACTGTCGGCACCCTCCTGGAGGCCGGGCTCGCCGAAACCCTGCGCCTCGCGGAGAAAACCGTCCGTACCGCCCCTGCTGTTCCGCTGGGTGACGTCACGCTGCTTGCCCCGCTCGTTCCGGCGACCATCCGGGACTTCGTGGCCTTCGAGGAGCATGTCGAAGGGGTCCGGAAGAGCATCGACGGCGTGGCCGGCGTGGTGCCCGAGTGGTACGAAGCCCCCACGTTCTACTTCACCAATCCCCATACGGTGACCGGCACCGGCACGGTGATCGGCATCCCTGCAGGCTGTGACGCGCTGGACTTCGAGACGGAGGTAGCCGCCGTCGTCGGGCGTGTTCCCGGAAGCGACGGCAGCAACCTGTCCGCTGCGGAGGCGCACGATCATATCTTCGGCTACACGGTGCTCAACGACTGGTCCGCGCGGGACCTGCAGCGCCGCGAGATGAAGGTCAGCCTCGGCCCGTGCAAGGGCAAGGACTTCGCCAACACCCTGGGACCCTGGATCGTCACGGCGGACGAGTTCGAGGACCGGCACGACGCCGAGGGGTTCCTGCCGATCTCCCTGGCCGTGGAGGTCAACGGGAAGGCGATCGGCCAGGACCTGCTCTCCAACATGGGCTGGCCCTTCGCCGAACTGGTGGCCTACGCCTCGCAGGACTCCGTCGTGCGGCCGGGCGACGTGCTGGGTTCGGGGACCTGCGGCAGCGGCTGCCTGGCCGAGCTGTGGGGGCGGAACGGCTCGCAGACTCCGCCGCCTCTGACGACCGGGGACGTGGTGCGGATGACGGTGGAGGGAATCGGGACCATCGAGAACACGGTCGGAACGCGGCGCGAAGCAGTGACCCGGGTGGCTGCGCGGACACGTCCGCGGAACCGTGCCGTGACCTCCGCTTCCGCCTCCCCCGCCGGCAGGGCCTAG
- a CDS encoding amidohydrolase family protein, whose translation MAPVPDAGSVVDVHAHALLPALQQLVAEADPAGFAAQQELEVRRNGGPSMAASGQMIKERWPQLTDLGRRLADMDAQGVDVQLVSPSPSHFSYFAKPELSLELARRANRAIRALVDQAPDRLNGLGLVPLQHPQLMVEALEDAVIDCGLLGVEIGSFAATPGDPDRTTVELSDPRLEDFWSRAEELGAIVFLHPFGCSLDERLDRFYLANTVSQPAENAVALSHLIFSGVLDRHPGLRILAAHGGGYLPSTLGRSDHAWRVRPEAHGCAEAPSSYLKRLYFDSLVHSPAELRALVAAAGPEQVLLGSDYPFDMGSDRPVADVLAAGLPARDQGSVLAGNAAALGITAAAIQSVRPTS comes from the coding sequence ATGGCTCCCGTACCCGACGCCGGCTCGGTGGTGGACGTCCACGCCCACGCGCTCCTTCCCGCACTGCAGCAACTCGTCGCCGAGGCCGATCCGGCGGGCTTCGCCGCCCAGCAGGAACTGGAAGTCCGCCGCAACGGCGGCCCGTCGATGGCCGCCTCCGGACAGATGATCAAGGAACGCTGGCCGCAGCTGACGGACCTGGGGCGCCGCCTGGCGGACATGGACGCGCAGGGGGTGGACGTGCAGCTGGTGTCGCCCTCGCCGTCGCACTTCTCCTATTTCGCGAAGCCGGAGCTCTCCCTGGAGCTGGCACGCCGGGCCAACCGGGCCATCAGGGCGTTGGTGGACCAGGCGCCGGACCGGCTCAACGGGCTCGGCCTGGTCCCCCTTCAGCACCCGCAGCTGATGGTGGAAGCCCTGGAGGACGCCGTCATCGACTGCGGACTCCTGGGCGTGGAGATCGGCTCCTTCGCTGCCACTCCGGGAGATCCTGACCGGACCACGGTGGAACTCTCGGACCCGCGCCTCGAGGATTTCTGGTCGCGCGCGGAGGAACTGGGCGCCATCGTCTTCCTGCACCCGTTCGGCTGCTCCCTCGACGAGCGACTGGACCGGTTCTACCTGGCCAACACGGTCTCGCAGCCCGCGGAGAACGCTGTCGCCCTGTCCCACCTCATCTTCAGCGGAGTCCTGGACCGGCACCCCGGCCTGAGGATCCTGGCAGCTCACGGCGGCGGCTACCTTCCCAGTACGCTGGGCCGTTCGGACCATGCCTGGCGCGTGCGGCCGGAAGCGCACGGCTGCGCGGAGGCGCCGTCCTCGTACCTGAAAAGGCTCTATTTCGATTCTCTGGTCCACAGCCCCGCGGAACTCCGCGCGCTCGTCGCGGCCGCCGGACCGGAGCAGGTCCTGCTCGGCTCCGACTACCCGTTCGACATGGGCTCGGACCGTCCGGTCGCCGACGTCCTCGCCGCCGGGCTGCCGGCCCGGGACCAGGGCAGTGTCCTGGCCGGCAACGCCGCAGCCCTCGGCATCACCGCTGCAGCCATCCAGTCCGTCCGACCGACCTCCTGA
- a CDS encoding FAD-dependent monooxygenase, which translates to MAAVQKVGIVGAGAAGLTAAILLADAGVEVEILERADAPQTLGSGITLQGNALRIFRRLGVWDQISAKGYPFSTVGLRAPDPAGTVLAVLDDIRTGGDDLPATLGMYRPELTSILRERALQSGAVITYGTSVTGVADDLSDIGGTVTVETSDGGRRTYDLLIGADGLHSAVRKAIGIDVEPVATGMGIWRAFVERPKDVVRTDLTYGGPCYIAGYCPTGPDTIYAYLVEKAQERSQEDGPRIMSELAAAYGGPWNEIRANLDSSARVNYTRFTSHLVDGDWHRGRTVIIGDAAHSCPPTVAQGAAMAVEDAAVLAELLISHDEVTETLWKEFSDRRLDRARAVVGASVQLGQWMLDGVRDADVPGLMHGLSTLLKEEA; encoded by the coding sequence ATGGCAGCAGTACAGAAGGTCGGAATCGTCGGGGCCGGAGCCGCGGGACTGACAGCGGCCATCCTCCTGGCGGATGCCGGCGTCGAGGTCGAGATCCTGGAGCGCGCGGACGCCCCCCAGACGCTCGGTTCCGGGATCACCCTGCAGGGCAACGCGCTGCGGATCTTCCGCCGGCTCGGCGTCTGGGACCAGATCTCCGCCAAGGGGTACCCGTTCAGCACTGTGGGACTGCGGGCGCCGGACCCGGCGGGAACGGTTCTCGCCGTGCTGGACGACATCCGCACCGGCGGTGACGACCTGCCGGCCACCCTCGGCATGTACCGTCCCGAACTCACCTCGATCCTGCGTGAACGCGCCCTGCAGTCGGGAGCCGTCATCACGTACGGCACGTCCGTCACCGGCGTGGCTGATGATCTCTCTGACATCGGGGGCACCGTCACGGTGGAGACGTCCGACGGCGGGCGCCGCACCTATGACCTGCTGATCGGCGCCGACGGGCTGCACTCGGCGGTCCGCAAGGCCATCGGGATCGACGTCGAACCGGTGGCCACCGGGATGGGCATCTGGCGGGCCTTCGTGGAACGTCCCAAGGATGTGGTCCGCACGGACCTCACCTACGGCGGCCCCTGCTACATCGCCGGCTACTGCCCCACCGGGCCGGACACCATCTACGCCTACCTCGTGGAGAAGGCGCAGGAGCGCAGCCAGGAGGACGGGCCAAGGATCATGTCGGAGCTCGCCGCGGCCTACGGGGGTCCATGGAACGAGATCCGCGCGAACCTGGACTCCAGCGCCCGGGTCAACTACACCAGGTTCACCAGTCACCTCGTCGACGGGGACTGGCACCGCGGCCGCACGGTCATCATCGGTGACGCTGCGCACAGCTGCCCGCCCACGGTCGCCCAGGGCGCCGCGATGGCCGTGGAGGACGCCGCAGTCCTGGCCGAGCTGCTGATCAGCCACGACGAAGTCACCGAGACGCTCTGGAAGGAGTTCTCCGACAGGCGGCTGGACCGTGCGCGCGCCGTGGTCGGCGCCTCCGTCCAGCTGGGCCAGTGGATGCTCGACGGCGTACGCGACGCCGATGTGCCCGGGCTCATGCACGGCCTGTCCACCCTGCTGAAGGAAGAGGCGTGA
- a CDS encoding cyclase family protein: MTISADKATPLSGSPRIDRTDAMGSISAMAEAHNNWGRWGEDDVLGTLNFIDAAKRLEAAALVRTGEIFSLSQPFDTNGPQKGWRRRTNPVHTMTDTGVDAERGNQGFPHGFGGADDVIAMPLQCSTQWDGLGHIFDRGKAWNGRAAGDVVTSEGDLVTGIETAAARIATRGVLLDVGRGLAEETGRDDGELPDGFAITVDHLERTMERQGPSSTVRRGDIVIIRTGQYTRARREGWGEYAGGAAPGLSFGTAPWLHASEIAGIATDTWGFEVRPNEFDAAFQPLHQIAIPNLGLFLGEMWDPDALAESCAGDGRYDFLLIAAPLPITGAVGSPVNPIALR; the protein is encoded by the coding sequence ATGACCATCTCCGCGGACAAGGCGACACCGCTCTCGGGCAGCCCCCGAATCGACCGCACCGACGCCATGGGCAGCATCAGCGCCATGGCCGAAGCGCACAACAACTGGGGCCGGTGGGGTGAGGACGACGTCCTGGGCACCCTCAATTTCATCGACGCCGCCAAACGGCTCGAGGCCGCCGCGCTGGTGCGCACCGGGGAGATCTTCTCTCTGTCCCAGCCCTTCGACACCAATGGCCCGCAGAAGGGGTGGCGGCGACGCACCAACCCCGTGCACACCATGACGGACACCGGGGTGGATGCCGAACGCGGCAACCAGGGGTTCCCGCACGGCTTCGGTGGCGCCGACGACGTGATCGCCATGCCACTGCAGTGTTCCACCCAGTGGGACGGGCTGGGCCACATCTTCGACCGCGGCAAGGCCTGGAACGGACGGGCGGCGGGCGACGTCGTCACCTCCGAAGGGGACCTCGTCACCGGCATTGAGACGGCCGCGGCCAGGATCGCCACCCGAGGCGTCCTGCTGGATGTCGGCCGCGGGCTCGCCGAGGAGACCGGACGGGACGACGGCGAGCTGCCGGACGGCTTCGCCATCACCGTGGACCACCTCGAAAGGACCATGGAACGCCAGGGTCCGAGCTCGACCGTGCGCCGGGGCGACATCGTGATCATCCGCACCGGGCAGTACACCCGCGCCCGCCGCGAGGGCTGGGGCGAGTACGCCGGTGGCGCCGCCCCGGGCCTGTCCTTCGGCACAGCCCCCTGGCTGCACGCGAGTGAGATCGCGGGCATCGCCACCGACACCTGGGGTTTCGAGGTGCGGCCCAACGAGTTCGACGCCGCCTTCCAGCCGCTCCACCAGATCGCCATCCCCAACCTGGGGCTCTTCCTGGGCGAGATGTGGGACCCCGACGCCCTCGCGGAAAGCTGCGCAGGGGACGGCAGGTACGATTTCCTGCTCATCGCAGCGCCCCTCCCGATCACCGGCGCCGTCGGCTCACCGGTGAACCCGATCGCGCTCCGGTAG
- a CDS encoding fumarylacetoacetate hydrolase family protein: MAEQTYALIRFQEPGGNKARAGLLVGEQVLPLDEDITSLIQHWDTLESQLDALAASAGNGTSLTLADVEVLAPVEPAQVLQTGANYRKHVIDLAAAHREPGEDEAEVRARTAEMMDSRAGQGTPYFFIGLPTAIASATDDLTLPAYSKSHDWELELAAVIGREAFRVTPEEALDYVFGYTMVNDITTREYVFRKDMPAIGSDWYRAKNAPGFLPTGPLLVPAKFFGDPQDVQVTLKLNGQVMQDESTQDMIFGVAKLISEASQTMPLRAGDLVLTGSPAGNGAHWGRLLRDGDVMEGTITGLGTQLISCRDEIPAESGRS, translated from the coding sequence ATGGCAGAGCAGACGTATGCACTGATCCGCTTCCAGGAGCCCGGCGGCAACAAGGCCCGCGCCGGCCTCCTGGTCGGCGAGCAGGTCCTGCCGTTGGACGAGGACATCACGTCCCTCATCCAGCACTGGGACACCCTCGAGAGCCAGCTGGACGCCCTTGCCGCTTCTGCCGGGAACGGCACGAGCCTGACGCTCGCCGACGTCGAGGTCCTGGCACCGGTGGAACCCGCCCAGGTGCTTCAGACCGGCGCGAACTACCGCAAGCACGTGATCGACCTCGCCGCCGCCCACCGCGAGCCCGGCGAGGACGAGGCGGAGGTGCGCGCCAGGACCGCGGAGATGATGGACAGCCGCGCCGGGCAGGGCACACCCTACTTCTTCATCGGCCTGCCGACGGCGATCGCCTCCGCCACCGACGACCTCACCCTGCCGGCCTACTCGAAGTCCCATGACTGGGAACTCGAGCTGGCGGCCGTCATCGGCCGGGAAGCCTTCCGGGTGACCCCGGAAGAGGCCCTGGACTACGTGTTCGGGTACACCATGGTCAACGACATCACCACCCGGGAGTACGTCTTCCGCAAGGACATGCCCGCCATCGGATCCGACTGGTACCGGGCCAAGAACGCCCCGGGCTTCCTGCCCACCGGCCCGTTGCTCGTTCCGGCCAAGTTCTTCGGCGATCCGCAGGACGTGCAGGTGACGCTGAAGCTCAACGGCCAGGTCATGCAGGACGAATCCACGCAGGACATGATCTTCGGCGTCGCCAAGCTCATCAGCGAGGCCTCACAGACCATGCCACTGCGCGCCGGCGACCTCGTCCTCACGGGCAGCCCGGCCGGCAACGGCGCCCACTGGGGCAGGCTGCTGCGCGACGGGGACGTCATGGAGGGCACCATCACCGGCCTCGGCACCCAGCTCATCTCCTGCAGGGACGAGATCCCGGCCGAAAGCGGCCGGTCATGA
- a CDS encoding VOC family protein: METPLSHLAHLEITSPDVEASARFYEEKFGMRIIDRVDGDVYLRCWGDYYRYSLIITEGPEASLGRMAWRTDSAAALEAAAQRVEATGVQGTWTAGGHGFGKAYEFTGPYGHSMRLFYEVERFVAEPEFASTYPDRPERRSSHAAAPRFLDHVTVASSDVRGFADWHNKALGFRVMAFVDLDEAPITVFSVLTTNEKSHDLGVVLDTSGRPGRVNHIAFWVDTTEDLLRTADVMMENGTPMEYGPSIHGVGEQNFLYFREPSGLRVELNSGGYRNYVPDWEANTWKPSQGSNNFYRNGAMPHSMTESFPPADGFTATEEGASPEMKEALLNPYAQHGRG, translated from the coding sequence GTGGAAACTCCTCTCTCCCATCTTGCCCATCTCGAGATCACCTCCCCGGACGTCGAAGCCTCGGCTCGGTTCTATGAGGAGAAATTCGGGATGCGCATCATCGACCGCGTCGACGGCGACGTCTACCTTCGTTGCTGGGGCGACTACTACCGGTACAGCCTGATCATCACCGAAGGCCCGGAGGCGTCCCTGGGCAGGATGGCCTGGCGGACCGACAGCGCCGCCGCCCTGGAGGCAGCGGCCCAGCGCGTGGAAGCCACCGGCGTCCAGGGCACCTGGACCGCCGGCGGTCACGGCTTCGGCAAGGCCTACGAATTCACGGGCCCCTACGGCCACTCCATGCGCCTGTTCTACGAGGTCGAAAGGTTCGTCGCCGAGCCGGAGTTCGCCTCCACCTACCCCGACCGCCCCGAGCGCCGCTCCAGCCATGCCGCCGCCCCCCGCTTCCTCGACCACGTCACCGTGGCGAGCTCGGACGTGCGGGGATTCGCCGACTGGCACAACAAGGCGCTGGGCTTCCGCGTCATGGCCTTCGTCGACCTGGACGAGGCACCCATCACGGTGTTCTCCGTGCTCACGACCAACGAGAAGTCCCACGACCTGGGCGTGGTCCTGGACACCTCCGGCCGCCCCGGTCGGGTGAACCACATCGCGTTCTGGGTGGACACCACGGAGGACCTCCTGCGCACCGCGGACGTGATGATGGAGAACGGCACCCCGATGGAATACGGGCCCTCCATCCACGGTGTGGGAGAGCAGAACTTCCTGTACTTCCGCGAGCCCTCCGGCCTGCGCGTGGAACTGAATTCCGGCGGCTACCGCAACTACGTTCCGGACTGGGAAGCCAACACCTGGAAGCCATCCCAGGGCTCCAACAACTTCTACAGGAACGGTGCCATGCCGCACTCCATGACCGAGTCCTTCCCGCCCGCGGACGGGTTCACCGCCACCGAAGAAGGCGCCTCCCCGGAGATGAAGGAAGCCCTCCTGAACCCCTACGCACAGCACGGACGGGGCTAG
- a CDS encoding IclR family transcriptional regulator, giving the protein MANSDSGDSVVDRVVRLISAFPEGRALQLSELAGRAGLPLTTTHRLVRQLAGHNFLETGPDGMVQPGLRLWELANRASPALALRQAALPFMEDIQQVLHQNVNLAVLDGEDVLFVERLSRRGSVNNRAQVAGRMPVHVSSAGIALMAYQDRLLQAQYLEHFGAPDDGTTVDAVRALLSETARQGFAQLEGVVDPDTWGIAVPVLDRRQHAVASLGVVVPPREMRVQALVPALQTAARGIARALADAGRPGSWTSGGSISRTDT; this is encoded by the coding sequence GTGGCGAACTCTGATTCGGGTGATTCCGTCGTGGATCGGGTCGTCCGGCTGATCTCCGCTTTCCCGGAGGGCAGGGCGTTGCAGCTGTCCGAACTGGCCGGCCGCGCGGGCCTGCCGCTCACCACGACCCATCGGCTGGTGCGGCAGCTCGCGGGACACAACTTCCTGGAGACCGGGCCCGACGGAATGGTGCAGCCGGGACTGCGGCTGTGGGAGCTGGCGAACAGGGCCTCCCCCGCGCTCGCGCTACGCCAGGCGGCCCTGCCGTTCATGGAAGACATCCAGCAGGTCCTTCACCAGAACGTCAATCTGGCCGTGCTGGACGGGGAGGACGTTCTCTTCGTGGAGCGGCTGTCGCGGCGCGGGTCGGTCAACAACCGGGCACAGGTCGCCGGCAGGATGCCTGTCCACGTCTCGTCCGCCGGGATCGCGCTCATGGCGTATCAGGACAGACTGCTGCAGGCCCAGTACCTCGAGCACTTCGGAGCTCCGGACGACGGAACCACCGTCGATGCGGTCCGGGCGCTCCTGAGTGAGACGGCCAGGCAGGGATTCGCCCAGTTGGAGGGCGTCGTGGATCCGGACACCTGGGGCATTGCCGTCCCCGTGCTGGACCGCCGGCAGCACGCTGTCGCGTCGCTCGGCGTCGTGGTTCCCCCGCGGGAGATGCGCGTGCAGGCACTGGTGCCCGCCCTGCAGACCGCGGCCCGCGGTATCGCCCGCGCCCTGGCCGATGCGGGCCGGCCCGGCTCCTGGACGTCGGGTGGAAGTATTTCCCGTACGGATACTTGA
- a CDS encoding SRPBCC family protein: MSEQPGLVLNLECTVPSPVEETFRLLTEPDALATWWGPDGFSIPAVDVHLVVGGRYRFRMAPPEGEPFHLSGEFLEIDPPWRLVYTFAWEEPAPDDRETVVDLSLAGAGTGTRVVLSQGPFLTEERLTLHRNGWSDSFEKLALVATGAGGAGSQ, translated from the coding sequence ATGAGTGAGCAACCCGGTCTGGTCCTGAACCTGGAGTGCACGGTACCGTCCCCGGTGGAGGAGACGTTCCGGCTGCTGACGGAACCGGACGCGCTCGCGACATGGTGGGGCCCGGACGGGTTCAGCATCCCTGCCGTGGACGTCCACCTGGTGGTCGGCGGTCGCTACCGTTTCCGCATGGCCCCACCCGAGGGCGAGCCGTTTCACCTCTCAGGGGAGTTCCTGGAGATCGACCCGCCCTGGCGGTTGGTCTACACCTTCGCGTGGGAGGAACCGGCGCCGGACGACCGGGAGACCGTCGTCGACCTCTCCCTCGCCGGTGCCGGAACAGGGACCCGGGTGGTCCTCTCGCAGGGCCCCTTCCTGACCGAGGAACGCCTGACTCTGCATCGGAACGGGTGGAGCGATTCGTTCGAGAAGCTGGCTTTGGTCGCCACCGGCGCCGGTGGCGCCGGCAGCCAATGA